A genomic stretch from Anticarsia gemmatalis isolate Benzon Research Colony breed Stoneville strain chromosome 26, ilAntGemm2 primary, whole genome shotgun sequence includes:
- the LOC142984307 gene encoding uncharacterized protein LOC142984307, with amino-acid sequence MGVLINLLLFVTVLVPCVFGQESPTCYGPGSVAGAAIGAFIAALLLVAAAYYLRKLYWKSRKGKHLVFSTDPESVKDEFAFDNPGFRQEERLAWQHEAPTLPLTGKMQPGLHVEFTKPEHSKDDSHLQRGRVRRVKLWARDFTGLGFRCGGGARDGVHVHSVLRSGPAAAAKLQPGDKIKSIKIEFTGTPLEDAVGILSLASPYPVELELVEGGRTSGAGRAVHHPLLKRAGSTSDVNTLEKEAKLLHPPKSPNTSHSNNSTLETKQSKSGIKKMISDKIITSTTLERTKKEKKEHTTLERENEKNTKLAKQSRHSEVPSSVNKPERNKNRHSTGSDVQIIQPENGIASHHIEQAEVQKREYDPKRGMKFGIRVLPPNVPDDGVLKHKSVENGSVTVEKKSVDEIDKPEPQRPAPTAQIKHENETEQKKPVVAKRREKMAPPIPNARVKTNESDTTINLETSRASDASRTSEVSRTTETTLTTFARNDLNSSGIKRDENGIPQELPQHMLDAAKAARSNRKSSSDLIYEKDKVEHKKEEAPKPKKSKGKAPSPPDHEKNKTDDSILEQLKNVTDFLSNEKQHSSVLHDSSTLSTSTVSSQINTSTPKVNKTKSSRLEESINFSQDDIDDIVTKPFKRESDSLNNFFEDSKSNMSSNQDIHSVRSLNQSDKSDKGSTTIELNNSDITIHSSPMNDTVRSVSDNTSILDENERKAASLGDLSRFELRTKSSKPSTGTLERAQSLDISAEDAEIEDNTISPKKRKAMSVVETTFFDAGGEDVLPEMIDQDKGIVIKHKEPRLSLNIAKTSAMEGLNTFQRNRLKKASEFGNLEDAIVKGSSSSVDSEKAEEQTLTKPKEFELYKETEHETSDHLARRIMDENMKVHLKLVSEFAKSTSDGSNMSSLDSTHEMSPPAEKPAPPKYEEKLSMTYDTNIPDDLKMSRNSYVNSLERPKSDMMKKLLAKNPILNVHIDQSADKDKHEASTSKETPQTDAFKSAMHQPDIVNFDLKASSQTEKVRDYDDFVSNIRVGSNNNSLKYNKKMESFPTAEWNEPKESTNNTNVVTITTEKIQPVEEKRKSYTKSIEIGEPTIRMMPPDVLEGIRRRHDERENRTLYMEPANMSITMTQEPVQKTVTVNVAEDDFGNKVITQNVEKISTKYITTKSEAPLQVEQISFGIMRGGQVDEMKLEEGDVQDIDKRVLDEIKRQNPNMHFTTDEPAYTRTETIILNTTEMDEEQAKMLMEKLKNDPNFMSQKSSEELSQMGIRIIQDLDDVQTTSRDSVELTKTRYTIDPKAITDVEKECKEIDSHRDHITEIQVVTPRTEKIQKQKESKDKISSRQRAPPYEESPLSYELDIELLNDFILNERHFSAKQQADVKRTKNLSNEPKKRHSDFDLPRNSHIKFRTATYESPKGTIVTSTDLENRRLSQLDQMQLRSPEPPSSQKPMISAKPSNIPVKAEKVKQPVAGVSSKIPVFTTQKSLSQENLSDTKFSLPRSPPPTFSSSGNISITSIKSSSRSPSGGKL; translated from the exons CGAGGTCGCGTGCGCCGCGTGAAGCTATGGGCTCGAGACTTCACAGGACTTGGGTTCAGGTGCGGAGGCGGCGCCAGGGACGGCGTGCACGTCCACTCCGTGCTCAGGAGCGGACCCGCTGCCGCTGCCAAGTTACAACCAG GTGACAAGATCAAGAGTATAAAGATCGAGTTCACGGGCACGCCGCTAGAGGACGCTGTCGGTATCTTGTCGCTGGCGTCTCCTTACCCGGTGGAACTGGAGCTGGTTGAGGGGGGGCGGACAAGCGGCGCGGGGAGGGCGGTGCACCACCCGCTGCTGAAGCGAGCTGGCTCCACTAGCGATGTTAACACG CTTGAAAAAGAAGCAAAGCTCCTCCACCCGCCGAAGTCACCAAACACATCACACTCAAACAACTCCACACTGGAAACCAAACAATCTAAGTCAGGCATCAAGAAGATGATCTCAGATAAGATCATCACATCCACCACACTCGAAAGAACTAAGAAGGAAAAGAAGGAACACACAACATTAGAAAGAGAGAACGAGAAGAATACAAAACTAGCGAAACAGTCTAGACATTCTGAAGTCCCTTCATCTGTGAACAAACCTGAAAGGAATAAAAACAGGCATTCTACAGGCAGTGATGTACAAATAATACAGCCTGAAAACGGAATAGCATCACATCATATCGAACAAGCAGAAGTACAGAAACGTGAATACGATCCGAAAAGAGGAATGAAATTCGGAATAAGAGTACTACCACCAAACGTGCCGGATGATGGAGTCTTGAAACATAAGAGCGTTGAAAACGGTTCAGTGACTGTTGAAAAGAAATCTGTTGATGAAATAGACAAGCCAGAACCACAAAGACCAGCACCGACTGCGCAAATCAAACATGAAAATGAAACGGAACAGAAAAAGCCCGTAGTCGCTAAAAGGAGGGAGAAAATGGCTCCACCTATCCCGAACGCGAGAGTCAAAACAAACGAATCTGACACTACAATCAATCTAGAAACATCTAGGGCCTCAGATGCGTCTAGAACTTCAGAAGTTTCTAGAACAACAGAAACAACACTTACTACTTTCGCAAGGAATGATTTAAACTCTAGCGGGATTAAGAGAGACGAGAATGGAATCCCTCAGGAATTGCCACAACACATGTTAGATGCGGCTAAAGCGGCTAGAAGTAATAGAAAGAGTTCTTCAGACTTGATTTATGAGAAAGATAAAGTTGAGCATAAGAAGGAGGAAGCTCCGAAACCTAAGAAGTCTAAAGGCAAGGCGCCTTCGCCCCCTGACCATGAGAAGAACAAAACAGATGACAGTATACTCGAACAGTTGAAGAATGTTACAGACTTCCTAAGCAATGAAAAGCAACATTCTAGTGTGTTACATGACTCTTCAACTTTGTCAACTTCTACCGTATCATCACAGATAAACACTTCTACTCCTAaagtgaataaaacaaaaagttcaCGTCTCGAAGAGTCGATCAACTTCAGTCAAGATGACATTGATGATATCGTAACTAAACCCTTTAAAAGAGAAAGTGATTCACTGAATAACTTCTTTGAAGACTCTAAGTCTAATATGTCGTCGAACCAAGATATTCATTCAGTAAGGTCATTGAACCAGAGCGACAAAAGCGATAAAGGTTCTACAACTATTGAATTGAATAATAGCGATATCACTATCCACAGTTCGCCGATGAATGATACTGTCCGTTCCGTGTCAGATAATACTTCTATTTTAGATGAGAATGAACGAAAAGCGGCTTCCCTCGGTGATCTATCCAGGTTCGAACTTAGGACCAAGTCTAGTAAACCATCAACTGGTACTTTAGAAAGGGCACAAAGTCTGGATATATCTGCCGAAGATGCTGAGATTGAGGATAATACAATTTCTCCTAAAAAGAGGAAAGCTATGTCAGTAGTAGAAACTACTTTCTTCGACGCCGGTGGTGAAGATGTCCTCCCTGAAATGATAGACCAAGATAAAGGAATCGTGATTAAACATAAGGAACCGAGATTGAGTTTGAACATCGCTAAAACTTCCGCTATGGAAGGCCTTAATACGTTCCAAAGAAACCGTCTCAAGAAGGCTTCAGAATTCGGCAATTTGGAAGACGCTATCGTAAAAGGTTCAAGCAGCTCCGTGGACTCTGAGAAAGCTGAAGAACAAACCCTTACTAAGCCGAAAGAATTCGAATTGTACAAAGAAACAGAACACGAAACATCCGACCATCTTGCTCGTAGAATAATGGATGAAAACATGAAAGTACATTTGAAACTAGTATCCGAATTCGCGAAGTCTACTTCAGATGGCAGCAACATGAGTTCTTTGGACAGTACACATGAAATGTCACCACCAGCAGAAAAGCCGGCTCCTCCTAAATACGAAGAGAAACTATCAATGACTTACGACACAAATATACCGGACGACTTGAAAATGTCGCGTAATTCGTACGTCAATAGCTTGGAGAGACCCAAATCTGACATGATGAAGAAATTGCTAGCCAAAAACCCGATACTAAATGTACACATTGACCAAAGTGCAGACAAAGACAAACATGAAGCCAGTACAAGTAAAGAAACACCTCAGACAGACGCTTTTAAGTCAGCTATGCATCAACCAGACATCGTAAACTTCGATTTAAAAGCTAGCTCGCAAACAGAAAAAGTCCGTGATTACGATGATTTCGTAAGCAACATTAGAGTCGGATCGAACAACAACAGCTTGAAATACAACAAGAAAATGGAATCTTTCCCAACTGCTGAATGGAATGAACCCAAAGAGAGTACCAATAATACCAATGTTGTAACTATAACTACGGAGAAGATTCAACCGGTCGAAGAGAAAAGAAAATCGTACACTAAGTCTATAGAGATTGGCGAGCCTACTATAAGAATGATGCCGCCAGACGTGCTTGAAGGTATAAGAAGGAGACATGATGAACGAGAGAACAGAACACTGTACATGGAACCAGCTAATATGTCTATAACAATGACACAAGAGCCTGTACAAAAAACTGTCACGGTCAACGTAGCTGAAGATGATTTTGGCAATAAAGTTATCACACAAAATGTAGAGAAAATCTCTACTAAATACATCACAACGAAATCCGAAGCGCCTTTACAAGTTGAACAAATAAGCTTTGGTATTATGAGAGGAGGTCAGGTTGATGAAATGAAGTTAGAGGAAGGTGATGTTCAAGACATCGATAAGAGAGTCTTAGATGAAATCAAGAGACAGAATCCTAACATGCACTTTACTACAGACGAACCTGCTTACACTAGAACGGAAACTATCATACTAAACACTACAGAAATGGATGAAGAACAAGCTAAAATGTTAATGGAAAAACTCAAAAATGATCCGAATTTCATGTCGCAAAAAAGCTCCGAAGAATTATCGCAGATGGGAATCAGAATTATTCAAGATCTAGATGATGTACAAACAACTAGTCGAGACTCTGTGGAACTTACTAAGACTAGGTACACTATTGACCCGAAAGCGATAACTGATGTTGAAAAAGAATGCAAGGAAATCGATAGTCATAGAGATCACATCACAGAAATACAGGTAGTAACACCGCGTACGGAGAAAATACAAAAGCAAAAGGAAAGTAAAGACAAAATCTCCAGCAGACAGAGGGCGCCACCGTACGAAGAATCACCCTTATCTTACGAGCTAGACATCGAACTGCTTAATGATTTCATTCTCAACGAAAGGCACTTTTCCGCAAAACAACAGGCTGACGTGAAACGAACGAAAAACTTATCGAACGAACCAAAGAAACGCCACTCAGACTTCGACCTGCCGAGAAACAGTCACATCAAATTCCGCACGGCGACATACGAATCTCCAAAAGGTACAATAGTGACGAGCACTGATCTAGAAAACCGTAGACTATCGCAGCTAGATCAGATGCAACTGCGATCACCGGAGCCTCCTTCAAGTCAGAAACCGATGATTTCCGCgaaaccgagtaatataccggTTAAAGCGGAGAAGGTGAAACAGCCGGTCGCGGGCGTTTCGTCGAAAATACCGGTTTTTACGACACAGAAGTCGTTGAGTCAGGAGAATTTGAGTGACACGAAGTTCTCGTTGCCGCGGTCACCGCCGCCGACGTTCAGTAGTTCTGGAAACATTTCTATTACATCGATAAAGAGTAGCTCTAGAAGTCCGAGTGGGGGAAAACTGTAA
- the LOC142984282 gene encoding uncharacterized protein LOC142984282 isoform X2, whose translation MFLFGLIILVLCSQSLGKILQENSVEEEPLNEVPYNDISVSPRPDCPNAKRTTPRCPSGCKITSAYFDHRCLLCYYKESDVTTRAPHPGVSQANEGQV comes from the exons atgtttttatttgggCTTATTATTCTCGTACTATGTTCACAAAGCTTAGGGAAAATTTTACAAGag AACAGTGTCGAAGAAGAACCGTTAAATGAAGTTCCATATAATG ATATATCGGTATCTCCTCGGCCAGACTGTCCGAACGCCAAGCGCACTACTCCGCGTTGTCCGTCCGGGTGTAAGATCACGTCGGCGTACTTCGACCACCGCTGCCTACTCTGTTATTATAAAGAGTCTGATGTCACTACTCGCGCACCG CACCCCGGTGTTTCTCAAGCGAATGAGGGACAAGTGTGA
- the LOC142984282 gene encoding uncharacterized protein LOC142984282 isoform X1 — MFLFGLIILVLCSQSLGKILQENSVEEEPLNEVPYNDISVSPRPDCPNAKRTTPRCPSGCKITSAYFDHRCLLCYYKESDVTTRAPVREKQKHFELRPTPKEESCYYWRKMCLRLCPSVVTRNPGTVLSTPVFLKRMRDKCEADCYHQFDCFFEDYLNELQYEFRVTSPGYRIYTRDVRLAKIERK; from the exons atgtttttatttgggCTTATTATTCTCGTACTATGTTCACAAAGCTTAGGGAAAATTTTACAAGag AACAGTGTCGAAGAAGAACCGTTAAATGAAGTTCCATATAATG ATATATCGGTATCTCCTCGGCCAGACTGTCCGAACGCCAAGCGCACTACTCCGCGTTGTCCGTCCGGGTGTAAGATCACGTCGGCGTACTTCGACCACCGCTGCCTACTCTGTTATTATAAAGAGTCTGATGTCACTACTCGCGCACCG GTTCGGGAAAAACAAAAGCATTTCGAGCTGAGACCGACACCTAAAGAGGAATCGTGCTACTATTGGCGTAAGATGTGCTTAAGACTCTGTCCAAGCGTGGTGACACGTAATCCTGGCACTGTCCTCAGCACCCCGGTGTTTCTCAAGCGAATGAGGGACAAGTGTGAGGCAGACTGCTACCATCAGTTCGACTGTTTCTTCGAAGACTACCTCAACGAACTCCAATATGAATTCAGAGTGACCTCGCCTGGATACCGCATCTACACACGGGATGTGAGGCTGGCGAAAATTGAAaggaaataa
- the LOC142984217 gene encoding uncharacterized protein LOC142984217 encodes MKKIIIALSLFIVTETSMLDTINPDIDIIDELVLDGNQSHFRALILMKENKEPNEYEKQFVNNSLHNFTRTNDQDHGENLGLLNNKQLIISPIVLRASPWRGCQKKASKLCKKACKAAAKDACSLYDCRRKLKKALKKECKRNCKSYFMNS; translated from the exons atgaaaaaaattataatcgcTTTGTCGTTGTTTATA GTCACCGAAACAAGTATGTTGGATACGATCAACCCTGATATTGACATTATAGACGAGCTGGTGTTGGACGGCAATCAGTCTCATTTCAGAGCTCTCATCCTTATGAAg GAAAATAAAGAGCCAAACGAATATGAGAAAcagtttgtaaataattcatTGCACAATTTTACCCGTACCAACGACCAGGACCACGGGGAAAACTTGGgcttactaaataataaacaactcATTATATCACCAATAGTTTTAAGAGCAAGTCCTTGGCGGGGATGTCAGAAGAAGGCTTCAAAACTATGTAAGAAGGCTTGTAAGGCTGCGGCTAAAGACGCATGTTCTTTGTACGATTGTAGAAGAAAACTAAAGAAAGCTCTCAAGAAAGAATGTAAAAGGAATTGCAAAAGCTATTTTATGAATTCTTAA
- the LOC142984218 gene encoding uncharacterized protein LOC142984218: MNFVATVIVLFHVTKALAETTNTVKDNHDIGDEIPASGYRLASEEEQSDEEESQSEQYEVKEESLDPSADGRRFNRGCMRKATKSCTKACSRAYKYVCYKRRCTKRAKRALKRECRSSCHFSFVAHRGYEE, translated from the exons ATGAATTTTGTCGCTACagttattgtgttatttcatGTG ACAAAAGCCTTAGCTGAaacgacaaatacagtcaaagATAATCATGACATCGGTGACGAAATACCTGCATCAGGCTACCGTCTTGCCAGCGAAGAAGAACAATCAGACGAAGAAGAAAGTCAGTCAGAACAATATGAAGTGAAAGAAGAATCCCTGGACCCCAGCGCAGACGGCAGGAGGTTTAACAGAGGGTGTATGAGAAAGGCAACTAAGTCTTGTACAAAAGCTTGCTCCAGGGCTTATAAATATGTGTGTTATAAACGTAGATGTACTAAAAGGGCTAAAAGGGCTCTCAAACGGGAATGCCGAAGTAGCTGCCATTTTTCTTTCGTGGCACATAGAGGATACGAGGAGTAG